The following are encoded together in the Cryptosporangium phraense genome:
- a CDS encoding dihydrofolate reductase family protein, protein MGAIIVVSFVTLDGVASDPAGLEGTSYGGWAFKFGQGPVSDDKFRVADRTDVQLYGRRTWEAFARLWPSRDSDFAKVMNATPKGVATRTGIDASAWSNSEAIEGDAIAWAAAERARRNVVVIGSLSLVHALAAADLVDEYRLLTFPTVAGTGDRLFAEGKPADFRFTSAELTDVTTLTVLQRAV, encoded by the coding sequence ATGGGCGCCATCATCGTTGTCTCGTTCGTCACGCTCGACGGCGTGGCCTCCGACCCGGCCGGCCTCGAGGGCACCAGCTACGGCGGCTGGGCGTTCAAGTTCGGCCAGGGCCCGGTCAGCGACGACAAGTTCCGCGTCGCCGACCGCACCGACGTCCAGCTCTACGGGCGGCGCACCTGGGAGGCGTTCGCCCGGCTCTGGCCGTCCCGGGACAGCGACTTCGCCAAGGTCATGAACGCCACCCCCAAAGGCGTCGCCACCCGGACCGGCATCGACGCGTCCGCCTGGTCGAACTCCGAGGCGATCGAGGGCGACGCGATCGCCTGGGCCGCCGCCGAACGCGCGCGCCGGAACGTCGTCGTGATCGGGAGCCTGAGCCTGGTGCACGCGCTCGCCGCCGCGGACCTCGTCGACGAGTACCGCCTGCTCACGTTCCCGACCGTCGCCGGGACCGGCGACCGTCTGTTTGCCGAGGGCAAACCGGCCGACTTCCGGTTCACCTCCGCCGAACTGACCGACGTGACGACGCTGACGGTCCTGCAGCGAGCCGTCTGA